The genomic window agtggagctacttatGCAGAACCTGAAAACAGGtgcagaaataaagaaagaaacacaaagaaagtGTTTtctccccataaggatagtaaaacccgaaattgtaGATGTCGTGGGGACATtttgcagaacgttttctgtgagggttaggtttaggggtaaggttaggggatagaatataaagtttgtactgtttaaaaaccattatgtctttggaaagtccccataaaacatggaaacccaagtgtgtgtgtgtgtgtgtgtgtgtgtgtgtgttaaaaagagaataaaaataataattaaagaatAATGGGCCTTATTCAAGAAACACAAGCAGAAGGACTTTCTGTGTAAAGTCTGTGTAAAACATGAATTGATGTTTTCAATTCACTGGGACATTTTCTGTTCTAATGGATGATCATGTATgttttatgaattaattaattgcacAGAATGTTGTTCTTCTTATCTTTTCTGAATAAGTGAATAAGCCCAATGTTTTTTGCGGTGTTTCtgcattttattgcattattaattTTTCCTattataatgtaaacattttaaaaggcAAATCCTTTTTGGGACTCTTAACTGTCACTCTTCGCTGTTACTGTCAGTACTGTAAGACATGGCTTTAAGAGCTTTAAACAGAGACAGATAAATAGCAGGAAGGAGTGTGGATGTCTGTATGAGCTCAGCATTTGCTTGTAATGTAAACTTTATTTTTTGGGTCTTTAACAGTGTCTTCTGGGTCTGTGGTTAAAGATGTATTTATTCAATCTCAATGTGGCTACCTTTTTAAGACTGCATCATCAGCTCGGCCAATCACAGACCACAAAAGCAAAGCAGGTGAGTGAAGCCTTATTGGTTTAGTAGTTTGCAGAGTGATGACTGGTCAGTAAACCCCAATGATTTGTAAATTTTAAACTCCCCATttgcacatttttcaaaatgtttttatgtaaaaattcataattgttttgaTTTCAGTAAATCTACGTTTTATtatgatttcatttaaaaatataattttctatgAAAAAATCGGGAACGATGAAAGGGTTGATCATTTGTATTGTGTATATTAAACCTTACACTATTGAGGTGAATATTCTAGATTTTTCTCAGCGTTGGTGTTCTGTTGGTGACGGTGTGTTTAGCTACTATAAGAATGAACAGAGCAACACCAGGTGTGGTGGCATGAAGACCAGTGAAATCATCTGCTTGGCTGTCAACAGTCCAGGGAAACATGGGTAACTCTGACCTTTAACCCTGAGAGAATTTATTTCTCCAGATTAGTCAATTTATATGCCATATTTACAGTTTCCTCTCTGATTTACTGGCAGCTATGAGCACACCTTTGAGCTGTACTCTGAGGAGGGGCGAGTCTACCTGTTTGGAGCAGATGACGTCAGCATTGTCAGGAACTGGATCAGGGCTTTTGCCATGGTAACCAACTTGTATAATTAAGAGGTGGTTTATTCAGCTATTAGTCAGTATTTGAGGTCCTTGTGTCAGACTacccccaaaaatgtatcaaCATTTGAAAAAATGAAACCTTGGATAAGTTTAATACTCTACATATCACTCCAAATGTTAGTTAAAGTTAAAGTCTTTGTTACATTTAAAGTCTTGGCAGATGATAACTACTGTATTAGTTGAAAGTATGGATCCACatcactctttctctcttgtcTCTTCATTCAGGCTGTACTGCCTCCTGCATTGTTTGACGTATGTGGAACCTGTGATCGTCTGGGCCGCCTGCGCTGCGCTGAAGGCAGCCATGGGATTGGTTGGTTTTGCTTAAGTGGGTTTAGACTGCATGTGTTACTGGAGgaaactgtacaaacaattgaCCTGCGCAAATTACTGACACTCAGTGAGTTAGAGCATGCACATACACAATCATGTGCTGTTCGTTCAGAGGCTGTTTGTTAAGTGagtgtttatatgtatttatatgtgtttgtTGTGTATAGCTCTCTCTAACAGTGCTGGCTCTATGGTGTTGTTGTGGAGAGGTGGACCCCTGCATTTACTAGCTGATCGTAGGCCTCATTTAGTGGGCTGGCAGACCTGCATTCAACAGAAATCTGGTGCTGGAGATCAGTCACTATACCAACAGCAGCTCACTGAGGTCGGGGTCCCTGTGACCATTGAACGCTGCCTGGACCATGTGACACGCTGTGGTATAcctacacacatactcacacacaacactCCCATTTTGTCATTGGATGATGCCACAATTTTGCCAATACAGACAATGCCAAAGCAagtttcattattaaaaaatacaaggAGTTTTTattcaaaggaatattctgggttcaatatcatttaaactcaatcaacagcatttgtagcataatgttgtttatttaaaaaaatttatttcagatggtgccatctattttttaaagaaaaaatattggacatacaatggaagtgaatgggccaattcgtaaacaataaaatactcactgtttcaaaagtatagccacaagatgtaaaccatatgTGTGTTACTCTGATTTTACTGTgttaaaatcacttgctaaccttttctgtttgttGCCACGACAATGTACTCTAACACTATAAAccttaaaacgactgtaaaaacaatgattttaacaactttacagctcatataataacgttttaacagaaaaatgtatgtaaatgtttttataaaattataagcttcacattcctACCTTTAATACCCTGCAAAAAtaagtcccattcacttccattgtgagtgcctcactttaaccttttttttaataaagaaaaggagATTTATTttgagtggtaatcaacattatgccactaataaaactggaatattcctttaattattgtGAAGTCAGTAGACAAGCTACCAACAGGGGTGAACGAATTGCAGTTGCATTAcccataaaaataatacattcaaattAACTGAAAAGCTTTTCCATTTTTTGTAATCagaaattaaattacttttttatttacagCATGTGCTATTGAGTAGAAGGGAAACAACtgtataaataattgtatatttcCTCAGAAAATCTAATGTTTCTATTACAGAACTCTAAAATATACAGTTTAAAGCTCTGGTGGTTAATCCACTGAATAAGTACAGTATCTGATTGGCTTTTTAACCAAACTtcataaaatgtaacaattattTCCCAAAGTCTGGAAACTATAGTACAAATTTACAAGAAGGTATAATGATTACCGAATCTGCATATATACACAAAACACAAGCTttatattatcatatttctttCAGGACTGTTGTCTTCAGGAATCTACCGGAAGAGTGGCACTAATTCTCACATTACGAGACTACTGGAGAGGTTTCAAAGTGATGCACGAAGTGTTACATGGAGTGAGTCAGACTATTCTGTGGATGATGTAGCGAACACACTAAAACGATTTCTCAGGGAGGTCAAGGACGGAGTGTTTAACGGACAACAGAACAGTGAGAGTTGGCTCAAAGCTGCAGGTGAAtagcaatttaaatgttgaaaataatgaaaatgagcTGTTTGGTTGTAGTATGGATTATGTGCACAACTGCTCACAGGACAAATAATGCAATACAATTAATGATCTATTTACTGTATATGATATTTACTATTATATAATTTTACCTATAACATTAGGTGAGTTAATAATATTgatgatattttaatatttttatacttaatattttaattatagttgaataataatattttaactcAGGTGAGTTTAGgttagatatttattttattactctaTTCCTTTATAGCTCATTATTAACTATTTTTAGGTCTAGAGGACGCAAGTGAGAGGCTTAAAACATACCAGATTCTCCTCTCAAACCTACCAGATGTCAACAGAGAAACACTCAGAGTCCTCATACACCACCTGCTTTGGTAAAGTGCTAGAAAACGTCTGCATCTGTGTGTGCAATTACCTCTTTGAAGCTCTAACTCTTGACAGCAGTGTTTTAAAGGGCTCattacacacttttttttttttttaaataattgtattatcttccctgagatccactgataatgttttagtgatatatgataattttcccaccctgtctctggccctctgtcaaAAATGCTCAGTGTAATGGGgtaaaatggaaaggaggaggcaagaaccggacGAAGCATTaaagtcatatttaattaaacaaaaacacacaaacataaacacatacagggcagctgcctgtagctatCTGTCTCCTGAACTGCCGcctccggctgcctttatccctctcgtcggcttgattagcctgattaggggctgggcaTGCATCATCACggctcagccccgccctcctccttgccacgctcggttttggcctcagcgcctcctttaaacttcaatgtaaacacccattgttatgattggctaacatcgtgcagcccctcgaatgcagccatatttgaaacttaaTTCAAAGAGAATGAaaaagctccacaacattataaagctacatatcagggtttacacataacgtacGTCCAACACtctgacagggcggagggcggggccgggtcgtgattatacacacccggtcccttatcaggctaattaagcctatgagagggataaaggccaattgtGGACAGTGGTGCGAAgtgagagagatcgtttacggacatgtgcgtcgtgtgtgtgtttgtcttttgtttaagttaatcattaaagtattgtttatatcgccaggccggttctcgcctcctcctttccattgaactgctttacaaacaCATTCCatatgaatatattaaactggTCACTCAAgcacactcagcaccataaactagtcatgacatatgaaatattcatgaatgaaactgtttaatTACCATTTTGTGATTGGGATCAacattgtttttaactgccctatccttcaataacagttcctttgccaaGCTTGTATTGCATTATGACTGGTTTACAAGCAATCAACACTGATATGAGCCGAACCCCCCCCCGCACATTCATAGTCCAAAGCACGGTGAAACAAGATGcgcacacatacagtatcatcctgcactgatgCACACATCACCGAAAATGCATCAAAatgatcaaagacatccatctagtgcagcgtttctcaacgggggcggtaccgccccctagggggcatttggacagtgttggggggcggtgtgaacgaggcagcagagaggggggcgctcaggcacaaatgcttcctaagttacacatgcttttaataggcggagaattttcagagCAAAATAGAGGAgtgctttcaccggctttttctgtacataacgcggaatacataattaggcgcagtttacgcttcccctcccatctatttatgtgacactcccactttccccttgtccatcccatgaatgcatatgcatgacatgaaaagcgcattttgccattttcaattgcgacaggcaatctgcgctttcatctcggtgcgtcccgttcgtacatacctcgccatggttttatgcgcactttgcgaaacaaatacgcctgaagtgggcgcaaaagcgttagtacatctggccctgagaattttaattgtaatgtgatgatcgggtgcggatatctaatcggagaaaatcattggtgatggtgagtttgtttttaacagctgattcgggtgacgttagagctgatccgcgcatctctactctgcaatgtgtaattggccgatgggaataataaagtcataataatataaatattgattttatattatttgtctttttgcagttattcacctagtatattaatattaacttaagttctctccctcgtgtcccgcaaaatcaggtctgctgacctgcaacagagcaatagccaggtggtcaccctacgttactcactgttattcatcacaacgtttaagcctctgacaactcatacaatgttcatttgaatgtaaaataaaattatgtctgtgcaaattaatgaattcatatttaaatgttgctaataacccactcggctagttaccggcaaatgatctccatagcaacacctaaaaacaaatgccgcatctgtcagagtggtagaaatgaccgtttgtaggctattcaaatttgaagcctagtatatattgcctaattgagtgcgcgaacgaccgctgctttttcattggccatttaggttagttacgttattgttcacgtgattggttcatcttaaaaaaaaatttgtgtgagcctgaatttgtttgaatttctaaatacatttgaaatacctttcaaacaatccatgtgtttttgcattttttttccaaacacaatattactcaacttgaggcttttacatgtagtttatacaataagaaacttctgtttcggggggcgttaagaggatcatgaagaggtcaggggggcgtttgttcaaaaaaggttgagaaccactgatctagtgcatgtttatatacaccaACAATTTAAAACAGCATATAAAATGCACCTAGGATGCATtcgtgctcaaaacagcaagacccAGATTAGCAGAATGGGGTCTCCTTTTTAGCGTTAgagtaacttgacactgcatcttaAGTGGCACGAGATACATGACAACGGTCAAAACATCTGTCTAGTGcctgtttatatacaaaaataatttggagcaccagtgggcagggccaagggtgcGTTGATGTAAATTAAGTATTTATGTAATTGCTGCAGAAGCGGTCATGAATTAATTGGCCCCTAGTGATTTAGGGAAGTCGTGTAAGTAGAGAATgaggtgtttttgcagcttggtttcagtaaatgcttttttttgcattggggattaagttttgtattctgaaatgtacagtatgtttttattgtagaatgacctcttatatttcaaaatatcaaggaaaatttgattcctcatgacatgacaccttttaaataatttatagttATTTTAAGTGGTGTAAACATGCTTGTTTCCTGCAATTTTCTGCTTTTTCTTAGTGTGCAGCACCTCTCTGATGAAAATCACATGACAATACGGAATCTTGGTATCGTATTAGGTCCAACGCTCTTTCAGACAGATGGAACCGATACCAAACCATCTCAGGTGGTGGAGGAACTAATCCAAAACTATTGCAGTGTTTTTAATGTGAGTCTTAGAGATAGGACTGCAGGATTACCATTCATTACCAGTAATTCATTTGGTCAATTTGCAGGTTATTGCtacatttattacaattattattattaataataataataataataataataataaatcatatatattattttgctgTTTATTACATTCTTGATTGTTGATGAATGGATTAATTAGATTACATAAAATTACCTTGGATCATCAGATACACAAATGAAGTAATAAACACAGTATTAATCAAATGCTGTTAATCATTAAACTAAAGAATGTTGATAAGTTGAAGATTCTGTCACAGGTCTCGGAGTCTGACATTCAGAGGCAACTCAAAATGATTTCTGTCATCCTGAATAAACACAAATCTCAGGTCAGAGTTCAGAGGACATGGGCATCTAAAATATGAAGTTAATCATGcttttaacaaatgttttattgctgtaatttttttttaatttttattttttttacataaatagatATCTACCAAAAGAGCATTCATCGAGCTCCcacttttaatgtattattactgATATTACTGTATTTCAGAGGTCTTTGGTGTCCGTAAATGGCATTATTGTGTTTTAGATGTCTGTAATGTAAATTGTCAACTTAATTATGTTACAGAGGACCATGAATCGAACTCCATCGAGCACCATTTGTGGTGTTTACCTGCAGGAGATAAAAGAGGGGGCGGAGGTGCTCATTCAGGTGGAGATTTAATCTTAACCCAAATTAAAATGTATCTGCACTTTTCAGTTAGTACAGATTAGGTCTttcggtttgtgtgtgtgtgtgttaggttgGGGTGGATATGACAGCAGTCAAGTTGGTTTCTATGGTTTTGGAGCTTAAAGGAATTCAACAGACAGATGAAGAGTTCTGGAGCTGCTATGAGATTCTAGAGAGTGAGGAAATGGGTGAGGTTTGATCACTCTCATTTGGCCTTTTAATACATCTCATTGTAGATGTGGCAGCACATGACTATGTAATGAAATTagataaaaagtattttacatatttgatacattattCAATAAtgcattagaatttttttttatcaagctaCAAAGTTTCTTAAgcgttttattattttgtaatatttttgttgtttcccTGATTTATTTTCTTGCTTCTATCTTCACAGTTACATGTTTTCTGGCATCCCCACTTAGTcctaattttaaagggatagttcacccaaaaaggaatattctatcatcatgtactcaccctcatgccatcccatatgtgtatgactttttcatcttctgaacacaaagtacgatttttagaagaatatcagctgcgaaggtccatacaatgcaagtgaatggtggccaaaactttaaagctcaaaatacacataaaggcagcataaaataaatccacacaaTTCCATTGGTTAAATACAGATCTTTAGAAGATATGAtttatgggtgagaaacagataaattattaagtcctttttttattataaatctccactttcatattcttctttagATTTTTTGTGATTTGCATACTTTTTGCATATCGCCACATGCTGGGCAGTGAGgagactttatagtaaaaaaaggacttaaatattgatctgttattattattatattgatctgttattgttacgaatgaggcagcgaggagagaggatctaaatgcaggcttctttatttattaaacaaacacaaaacaaacacatagggaaaaaccctcgatggggaaacaaacaaactaagaactcaggcagggaaacacagatcaggcttgacaacattcaacgaacgacaaggagtgaacaaaaagcagggcttaaataaccagggagtgatgactgaattagacacaggtgagaacaatgaacaaaatggcagtggtgatggcaggtgtattctgggaagtgtagtacatttaacaatgacaagtgaaacccagggcagacaacaagggaatcgtgacatagcccccctcaaaggagcggcttccagacgctcctcagagaaaaaaaaataaatgaaaaaaaaataaaaaatcgtccaaggagtgaggggggggggggggagcaaacagacagaccagaggagcacaaggggcaaacagacagaccaagggagtacaaggggaaaacaggcagtccaaggggcacaaagggcagacaggcagtccaaggaggcatagggagcagacaggcagtccaaggatgcacagggggcagacaggaagtccaaggaggcacaaagggtaaggacaggttcaggtggtctgggagctggcctccgggcaaggataggttcaggaggcctgggagctggccacagggcaaggacaggtttggggaacctgggaagaggccacaggacgggaacagggtcaggtggtctgggagctggccaccgggcaagaacagggtcaggaggcctgggagctggccacagggcaaggacaggttcaggaggcctggaaggcggccacagggcaaggacaggttcaggaggccgaaccgcgggaggtggagccgttgcaggcggaggcgtggaagtaggcgCCATAGGAgtctctagaggcggagacctggaaggctcgagaggcttgagaggcggagccctgggaggctcaggggggggagccaagggaggctcagggggcggagccgcaggagggtcgggagtctctgggataggagccgtagaaagctcgggaggcttggaaggcggagctctggaaagctcggaaggcggagctctggaaagctcggggggtactggctcttggacggtcgaggctacaggtgctggctcactgacatcggaggctacaggcgctggctcactgacatcggaggctacaggcattggctggttggccgtggttagcggaggctggagagcagaggcctttcttctcctcctcctctgggcggatgaagttagcagcgctggttcgttgaccacggcaggcgtgggggttggctcactcaccgtggctggagaggaaagcccagaggcgggagctgggatctggagaggtggttccccggcagcgaactcctccaagatgagtcccacttactcccgccaggtgcagtctccaggagttcccaccaccggtgtttgggaacaccgaaccggtacgccaccttcagagtgtggtcatcccagccggtgcaactggccacgttggtgaaaaagtaggagaactcccggacagtcaagtccgcctgtgtcagctccatgaggaaccctgctagatccatagttggtcgttcgttctgttacgaatgaggcagcgaggagagaggatctaaatgcaggcttctttattaaacaaacacaaaggaaaaaccctcgatggggaaacaaacataaactaagaactcaggcggggaaacaaacataaactaagaactcaggcggggaaacacagatcaggcttgacaacattcaacgaacgacaaggagtgaacaaaaagcagggcttaaaaaaccagggagtgatgactgaattagacacaggtgagaacaatgaacaaaatggcagtggtgatggcaggtggattctgggaagtgtagtacatttaacaatgacaagtgaaacccagggcagacaacaagggaatcgtaacagttataattgttattatgttaaatattgacccacaactatcatatcgcttctggagatacattttgtatttaaccattggagttgtttgaattacttttatgctgccttttatgtgctttttgagctttaaagttttggaccctgttgacttacagaactgagatattcttctaaaaatctttgtttgtgttcatctgggatggcatgagggttagtaaatgataagagatttgacacttttgggtgaacaaccTCTTTAAAAAGAcaacagcaacagattccaaatccAAATGTTAAACCTCACctctatatgttttttttttttctttaaaaaaaaacaaaaacatatagagGTGAGGTTTAACATTTGGATGTCTGGCCATGAAACTACTTAAGTAGACTTGAGTCTACTTTAAGTCTGGTAAAATGATTAGTTCAGGGGGAAAACTTAATTTCTCCATCATTCTTGGTtcaaattaaagctgcattttacACATATAGTCATTGTTTGTTTGATTTcaggtttatgtatttatatacgaTGTATTACAAAACAAGAACATGGTGTCAATAGCATGTAGTTGATTTAATTATTATGCAATTATGGGATTCTGATGAATAGGGTATTACTTTATTTTATAATAGAGCGAACTCTACATCACCAGGAAAAGGTGCTGCCACTCTATTTCTCAATTGGTACACACTGCCACCTGCTGATCAAGAAGAATCAGTATGTCACCAGCATCATGAGGTACCTGGGTATGTTTCATTACACAAACACTAACTCTGAATATCCAGTACATCATAACATTAGTTAACTGATAGCAttccatttttaaacagtgagatTGGTGGAAAGGATGTTTACATTGTTAATATATGTTTAAATTTGACTTGATCCAGTCtaagattttataaaaataaaacatttatacctGAAGAATTGGACTCAAAGACATAAACAAAGCAATAAATGTACATTGAGCAGCTAGAGAACCCCCAGACTTATACTACCATTTTACAATCGGAAAGCGTAAACATCTGCAATAAAATTAAAGGTTTCAGTTATTCTTAACAATTGTAACATTGCTAACGTTTTTAGCAACAGTGGAACttatgtttatgtgtatgtgcagAGCATAAGGAGAATGTGAGTAAGTGTGGCCTGCTGCGCGTTTGTGAGGTTAAAAGTGAACGTAGCCGTAGTTTCTGC from Xyrauchen texanus isolate HMW12.3.18 chromosome 3, RBS_HiC_50CHRs, whole genome shotgun sequence includes these protein-coding regions:
- the arap1a gene encoding arf-GAP with Rho-GAP domain, ANK repeat and PH domain-containing protein 1 isoform X1; the protein is MSVKQEDLLRDMQKCFNLIKAEENTRESFIQRERDDSIDIRCTEFPDSQEEIRKIVRAGWLEKTPPKGGKIYKRRWVQLDSEYLRYFQNTKEMYSKRMVSLECVDKVVSVGDLRFELHSQSRTFLFRADNTQERNDWVCCLEKVLSDRRHSLGPRNLFFKHGTVCISFEGYMEMMSPRTIVYALIGRDRLYLFRNREEYLLGVGITDIDMRTASVKDRENKRSFTLTTPYRTFSFLVNSESEKTVWSESLNECVSRSLSCDGVCESVWRVAANRICADCRAPKPEWASINLCVLLCEKCAGVHRSLGQSVSKVRSLKLDERVWTEDLIRVFLLLGNAKANQFWGANVPPSENLCMNASNEERLQHINAKYQHGKYRKYHTLFGQQEALNKALCSAVQSADLLETLSLLHCGADVNCQTGVPEFPTPLTLAKHSGQTTQVELLMQNLKTVSSGSVVKDVFIQSQCGYLFKTASSARPITDHKSKADFSQRWCSVGDGVFSYYKNEQSNTRCGGMKTSEIICLAVNSPGKHGYEHTFELYSEEGRVYLFGADDVSIVRNWIRAFAMAVLPPALFDVCGTCDRLGRLRCAEGSHGIGWFCLSGFRLHVLLEETVQTIDLRKLLTLTLSNSAGSMVLLWRGGPLHLLADRRPHLVGWQTCIQQKSGAGDQSLYQQQLTEVGVPVTIERCLDHVTRCGLLSSGIYRKSGTNSHITRLLERFQSDARSVTWSESDYSVDDVANTLKRFLREVKDGVFNGQQNSESWLKAAGLEDASERLKTYQILLSNLPDVNRETLRVLIHHLLCVQHLSDENHMTIRNLGIVLGPTLFQTDGTDTKPSQVVEELIQNYCSVFNVSESDIQRQLKMISVILNKHKSQRTMNRTPSSTICGVYLQEIKEGAEVLIQVGVDMTAVKLVSMVLELKGIQQTDEEFWSCYEILESEEMERTLHHQEKVLPLYFSIGTHCHLLIKKNQYVTSIMRYLEHKENVSKCGLLRVCEVKSERSRSFCNRHCELSGTTFRLHRELQGSQCEKEWPVKELRVYNGYRSKLHSPTLWGLTLVHDSQQWYLCCENEDELIEWTATFFSIQHNGDIYPPLLVKQPQCS
- the arap1a gene encoding arf-GAP with Rho-GAP domain, ANK repeat and PH domain-containing protein 1 isoform X3, which codes for MSVKQEDLLRDMQKCFNLIKAEENTRESFIQRERDDSIDIRCTEFPDSQEEIRKIVRAGWLEKTPPKGGKIYKRRWVQLDSEYLRYFQNTKEMYSKRMVSLECVDKVVSVGDLRFELHSQSRTFLFRADNTQERNDWVCCLEKVLSDRRHSLGPRNLFFKHGTVCISFEGYMEMMSPRTIVYALIGRDRLYLFRNREEYLLGVGITDIDMRTASVKDRENKRSFTLTTPYRTFSFLVNSESEKTVWSESLNECVSRSLSCDGVCESVWRVAANRICADCRAPKPEWASINLCVLLCEKCAGVHRSLGQSVSKVRSLKLDERVWTEDLIRVFLLLGNAKANQFWGANVPPSENLCMNASNEERLQHINAKYQHGKYRKYHTLFGQQEALNKALCSAVQSADLLETLSLLHCGADVNCQTGVPEFPTPLTLAKHSGQTTQVELLMQNLKTVSSGSVVKDVFIQSQCGYLFKTASSARPITDHKSKADFSQRWCSVGDGVFSYYKNEQSNTRCGGMKTSEIICLAVNSPGKHGYEHTFELYSEEGRVYLFGADDVSIVRNWIRAFAMAVLPPALFDVCGTCDRLGRLRCAEGSHGIGWFCLSGFRLHVLLEETVQTIDLRKLLTLTLSNSAGSMVLLWRGGPLHLLADRRPHLVGWQTCIQQKSGAGDQSLYQQQLTEVGVPVTIERCLDHVTRCGLLSSGIYRKSGTNSHITRLLERFQSDARSVTWSESDYSVDDVANTLKRFLREVKDGVFNGQQNSESWLKAAEDASERLKTYQILLSNLPDVNRETLRVLIHHLLCVQHLSDENHMTIRNLGIVLGPTLFQTDGTDTKPSQVVEELIQNYCSVFNVSESDIQRQLKMISVILNKHKSQRTMNRTPSSTICGVYLQEIKEGAEVLIQVGVDMTAVKLVSMVLELKGIQQTDEEFWSCYEILESEEMERTLHHQEKVLPLYFSIGTHCHLLIKKNQYVTSIMRYLEHKENVSKCGLLRVCEVKSERSRSFCNRHCELSGTTFRLHRELQGSQCEKEWPVKELRVYNGYRSKLHSPTLWGLTLVHDSQQWYLCCENEDELIEWTATFFSIQHNGDIYPPLLVKQPQCS